The window GCCCTTTCGACAATTTCCTCTTGCGAATTGACGGGCGTGCGGTCATAAACCGTTAAATCCCCAAAGTTCTGAAGTCCATCCCAAGACAAATCACCTGGATTTAATGTATACCCATCTAAAACAACTAACTTCATAATTCTCAACCCCCATATGTATTTCTTACTTGTTCTTTGATTGTTTAATTGCTTTTTCATTCTTATTTCTTCTTTTTCCTTCTTAACCTGTTTATTGCTTTATTCATACTTTTATATTACTTGTTTTTACATACTTGTGTTTCTATCATTTCTTCTTATATAACTTCCATATCACTTATCGTTTTCCTTCAAATTACGTATTATTGTAATCGGTCGGTTACTTCTTTATTACCAGACAATCTCCCGTTGGTAGATAAATAATATCAGCGAAGAAACCTCTTGAAATCGATAACGCAATATCCTTGAGTTCAGTTTCATCATTTGCTAGTAAGCAAAGTGGCGCTCCACTTAAATGACGGTTTTTATCTGTCGTGATATACGCGATAATACCTTTGATTTGCCCTGCATCACTTCCCATAACGAACCTCCCCTGGTGTTTTTCCGAGTAATTCTGGGGTCTTTTTTACTGTTTCTAAGATTGGCGTCAATAGAATCGTTTCTTTGAATAGATTGAAATTCTGAATGATTGGTATTAACGCTATGACCACTTTGCCTTCCCCTGGGTTTTGGAAGCTATATCTTCTTTGCCCTAATCTCCTTGTCGTTTCGAACAAGATTGCTTGACGTTGTCCAGGATTCTCTAACGGAATCCGAAAATGTTCCTTCTTGGGATGGATCACAGCAGCTACACCTTCCCCAGCCATCCATTGCTGTGCTTCCTCTTCCCCAAGTACATTGGTAATAAAAATATTATCTACATACATTTCCGAGCCTTTGATTTCAATTTTCCCTTCCGTAAC of the Desulfuribacillus stibiiarsenatis genome contains:
- a CDS encoding capping complex subunit for YIEGIA, translated to MGSDAGQIKGIIAYITTDKNRHLSGAPLCLLANDETELKDIALSISRGFFADIIYLPTGDCLVIKK